From the genome of Triticum aestivum cultivar Chinese Spring chromosome 3B, IWGSC CS RefSeq v2.1, whole genome shotgun sequence, one region includes:
- the LOC123066802 gene encoding ADP-ribosylation factor-like protein 6-interacting protein 4 encodes MGFWCGPSDVQVLPHTTTTSSSSSSSSSSSSTKDSGDGGKKKQQEGVKKEQGKEKKRSNLDRAALTTPRLPFHSRPGLM; translated from the coding sequence ATGGGGTTCTGGTGTGGGCCTTCCGATGTCCAGGTGCTCCCCCATACGACCACcacttcctcctcatcctcctcctcgtcctcctcctcctcgactaaaGATTCTGGCGATGGCGGCAAGAAGAAGCAGCAAGAAGGTGTAAAGAAGGAACaggggaaggagaagaagaggagcaaCCTTGACCGGGCCGCCCTCACAACGCCCCGCCTCCCCTTCCATTCTCGACCCGGTCTAATGTGA